From Juglans regia cultivar Chandler chromosome 6, Walnut 2.0, whole genome shotgun sequence, the proteins below share one genomic window:
- the LOC109012922 gene encoding class V chitinase-like yields the protein MASSPTGAADDAPVVKAGCWFSASGHSVNQIDPTLFTHLYAGFAVVNKTPLEDSVITFPPNNEYIFQTFPESVQPHGNTHAHKVKALLSIGGPDSDETPNISEAIAYQVSDPNRRTTFIKKSIKLARKYNYDGLDLCWLYPSNGAYPNLLADFILFLNEWRLNVNEDKNKPKLLLTATVFHHPVIPSIDGNDFSYPIEALSRNMDWINVLATDFYTPSNSATKTGPVHAWLNPKEEKTCGSHGIGMWTEGSKIETKKLVLSLPFYGYEWTLEKLAEHAFFAPAKQGSKLPIEYRKIKADYLDKHKCPVVDGGEYVAAYLYSGATWIGFDDEQWISTKIKLAVLGMNLRGYFAWDVTADDDNHTLSNAGNWQHIYGFNNICI from the coding sequence aTGGCCTCCAGTCCTACTGGTGCTGCTGATGACGCTCCAGTCGTGAAAGCCGGATGCTGGTTTTCTGCATCCGGCCACTCGGTCAACCAAATCGATCCCACCCTTTTCACTCATCTCTACGCTGGCTTTGCCGTGGTCAATAAAACTCCGTTAGAAGACAGTGTGATCACCTTTCCTCCCAACAACGAGTATATATTCCAAACCTTCCCAGAAAGCGTCCAACCACATGGGAATACTCACGCTCATAAGGTGAAAGCTCTTTTATCCATCGGTGGTCCTGATTCTGATGAGACTCCTAACATATCTGAAGCCATTGCCTACCAGGTTAGCGATCCTAATAGGCGTACAACATTCATAAAGAAGTCCATAAAACTAGCCAGGAAGTACAATTACGATGGCCTGGACCTCTGCTGGCTGTACCCCTCCAATGGCGCATATCCCAACCTGCTGGCCGATTTTATCTTATTCCTCAATGAATGGCGTCTTAATGTGAACGAGGACAAAAATAAGCCTAAGTTGCTTCTAACTGCAACGGTCTTTCACCACCCGGTCATTCCTAGTATAGACGGTAACGATTTCAGTTATCCCATTGAGGCTCTTTCTCGCAATATGGACTGGATCAATGTACTGGCCACTGACTTCTATACTCCCTCCAACTCAGCGACGAAGACTGGACCGGTTCATGCGTGGCTTAATCCTAAAGAGGAAAAGACGTGTGGAAGTCATGGAATTGGTATGTGGACTGAAGGTAGTAAAATTGAGACAAAAAAATTAGTCCTCAGCCTTCCATTTTATGGCTACGAATGGACTCTGGAAAAACTTGCGGAACATGCATTCTTTGCACCGGCTAAACAAGGAAGTAAGCTCCCCATTGAATACAGAAAAATCAAGGCGGACTATCTCGATAAGCATAAATGCCCTGTCGTGGATGGTGGCGAGTATGTTGCTGCCTACTTATATTCCGGTGCAACTTGGATTGGCTTTGATGATGAGCAGTGGATCTCTACTAAGATTAAGTTGGCGGTTTTGGGAATGAACTTGCGCGGTTACTTTGCTTGGGATGTGACCGCCGACGACGACAATCACACTCTCTCAAATGCAGGTAATTGGCAGCATATATATGGATTCAATAATATTTGCATCTGA